One segment of Bacillus alkalisoli DNA contains the following:
- the pheT gene encoding phenylalanine--tRNA ligase subunit beta: protein MLVSYNWLKEYVDIDGISAEDLAEKITRSGIEVEGVATLNEGITGVVIGHVLEREQHPDADKLSKCLVDVGDEEPVQIICGAPNVGKGQKVAVAKVGAVLPGNFKIKKAKLRGEASHGMICSLQELGIESKLVAKEYSEGIFVFSGDVEVGQDALEYLQREDKVLELGLTPNRSDCLSMLGVAYEVAAILGKEVKWPAANFQETAEKASDYISVQVEAIEDNPLYVAKIVKNVKIGPSPLWLQGRLMAAGIRPHNNVVDITNYILLEYGQPLHAFDYDRLGSKEVLVRRAKAGEKIITLDDAERTLTDDHLVITNGTEPIALAGVMGGANSEVGADTTTVLIESAYFNGKTVRKASKDHGLRSEASARFEKGIDPKRTHDAAERAAALMVQHAGGEVVGGSVEFNEMKMEPAVVTTTIEKINAVLGTSISAEEAKTIFTKLQFDVVEDNGTFNVTVPTRRGDITIEEDLVEEVARLFGYDNIPTTLPVSASTPGALTVYQAKRRKVRNLLEGAGLLQTITYSLTSDTRAKQFALEDGNAIRLAMPMSEERSTLRLSLLPHLLEVVQHNIARQIHTNSIYEISSVFVGKEGNDLPEEKERLAGVLTGLWHMHQWQGEKKAVDFYVAKGILDGMFETLGLATSVEYRRGVKDGLHPGRTAEVFLNGETIGFVGQLHPETQNELDLPETYVFEIALSTVLSENVEEIKYGAIPRFPSISRDIALVVERSTPAGELQKVIVENGGKLLKDVKVFDLYEGDKIDANMKSVAFSLRYYHPEHTLTDEEVTKVHNKVLVALEEKCGAMLRS from the coding sequence ATGTTAGTTTCTTATAATTGGTTAAAAGAGTATGTAGACATAGATGGAATTAGTGCAGAAGATCTTGCAGAAAAAATTACACGTAGTGGGATAGAAGTAGAAGGCGTAGCCACTCTAAACGAAGGAATTACTGGTGTTGTCATTGGACACGTTTTAGAGAGAGAACAACATCCTGATGCAGATAAGCTTAGCAAATGTTTAGTAGACGTTGGGGATGAAGAGCCAGTTCAAATCATTTGTGGTGCACCTAATGTCGGTAAAGGTCAAAAAGTTGCTGTTGCAAAAGTTGGTGCGGTTTTACCTGGTAACTTCAAAATTAAGAAAGCAAAACTACGTGGTGAAGCGTCTCACGGAATGATTTGTTCTTTACAAGAGTTAGGTATTGAGTCAAAACTAGTTGCTAAAGAATACTCAGAAGGAATCTTTGTATTTTCAGGCGATGTAGAAGTTGGGCAAGACGCATTAGAATACTTACAACGAGAAGACAAAGTTCTAGAACTAGGCTTAACGCCAAACCGTTCGGACTGCTTAAGCATGTTAGGTGTAGCTTATGAAGTGGCAGCTATTTTAGGCAAAGAAGTAAAATGGCCAGCAGCTAACTTCCAAGAAACGGCTGAAAAAGCTTCCGATTATATATCTGTTCAAGTAGAGGCGATAGAAGATAACCCTCTTTATGTGGCGAAGATTGTAAAAAACGTAAAAATTGGTCCATCACCACTATGGTTACAAGGACGCTTAATGGCAGCTGGCATTCGCCCTCATAATAACGTAGTAGATATTACAAACTACATTTTACTAGAATACGGTCAACCGTTACATGCATTTGACTACGACCGTTTAGGCAGTAAAGAAGTATTAGTACGTCGTGCAAAAGCTGGCGAAAAAATCATTACACTTGATGATGCAGAAAGAACGTTAACAGATGACCATTTAGTTATTACAAATGGTACCGAGCCAATTGCTCTTGCTGGAGTTATGGGTGGAGCAAATTCTGAAGTTGGTGCAGACACAACTACAGTACTAATTGAGTCCGCATACTTTAACGGAAAAACAGTACGTAAAGCTTCAAAAGACCACGGATTACGAAGTGAGGCAAGTGCTCGTTTTGAAAAAGGAATTGATCCAAAACGTACACACGATGCTGCAGAACGTGCTGCTGCATTAATGGTTCAGCATGCAGGTGGCGAAGTTGTAGGAGGATCTGTTGAATTCAATGAAATGAAGATGGAACCTGCAGTTGTAACAACGACAATTGAAAAAATTAATGCAGTGTTAGGAACTTCTATTTCTGCTGAAGAAGCGAAAACAATCTTTACAAAATTACAATTCGACGTGGTAGAAGATAATGGTACGTTCAATGTAACGGTACCTACACGCCGTGGAGATATTACAATTGAAGAAGATTTAGTAGAGGAAGTTGCACGTTTATTCGGCTATGACAACATCCCGACGACTTTACCAGTTAGCGCATCTACTCCTGGAGCATTAACAGTTTATCAAGCAAAACGACGTAAAGTTCGTAACCTACTAGAAGGTGCTGGATTGCTGCAAACAATCACGTATTCTTTAACAAGTGATACACGCGCAAAACAATTCGCACTTGAAGATGGAAATGCAATTCGTCTAGCAATGCCAATGAGTGAAGAAAGAAGCACGCTACGTTTAAGCTTATTGCCACACTTACTAGAAGTTGTTCAACATAACATCGCTCGCCAAATCCATACAAATTCTATTTATGAAATAAGTTCTGTTTTCGTTGGAAAAGAAGGAAACGACTTACCAGAAGAAAAAGAAAGATTAGCAGGTGTATTAACAGGACTGTGGCATATGCATCAATGGCAAGGTGAGAAGAAAGCAGTAGATTTCTACGTTGCAAAAGGTATTTTAGATGGCATGTTCGAAACACTTGGTTTAGCAACTTCAGTAGAATATCGTCGTGGAGTAAAAGACGGTTTACATCCAGGCCGTACAGCAGAAGTATTCTTAAACGGGGAGACAATCGGATTTGTAGGTCAACTTCACCCAGAAACACAAAATGAGTTAGACTTACCAGAAACGTATGTGTTTGAGATTGCATTAAGCACTGTACTTTCTGAAAACGTAGAAGAAATTAAGTATGGTGCAATTCCACGATTCCCATCGATTTCACGCGATATCGCTTTAGTTGTGGAAAGAAGTACACCAGCTGGTGAGTTACAAAAAGTTATCGTAGAAAATGGTGGTAAGCTATTAAAAGATGTAAAAGTATTCGATTTATATGAAGGCGATAAAATTGATGCTAACATGAAGTCCGTAGCGTTCTCTTTACGTTACTACCACCCAGAGCACACACTAACAGATGAAGAAGTGACAAAAGTACACAATAAAGTGTTAGTCGCTTTAGAAGAGAAGTGTGGAGCTATGTTAAGAAGTTAA